A region of the Candidatus Latescibacter sp. genome:
AAGCTCACTTCCGCGAATGTCAGCTTACGTTCCTGGAGAAATTCCTCGCCGATTCGAATCATGCTGAGAGAGTACCGCTCCCGTTCCGTGTGGAGACGAGCGACCGAACTATCATCGCAGATTTCCTCGCGCGCTTTGCGGATACGGCTGTTTGCGAGCCAGATAACGGGATGGAAAAAGTAAATTCCGTTTAAGATGATCTGGAACCAGTTTACCAGGAGGTCGCGGTTCCTGATGTGGATCATTTCATGGAGGAGAACCGGCTCGATGTCCTGCACCGTCCAGGCTGAGACTATTTCGTGTGGGAGAATGATACGAGGCTGTATGACTCCGATGACTGCGGGCGCATGGAAAGATTCGTCGCGGCTGGCAAAGAGGCCGATCTTTTTCCTGATTCCCAGATCGGATGCATATTTATTAAGGAGATCGCAGAGGTCGGATCGGGTCACCGGTTCGGTTATGGAGAAAAGCCGCCTCGTTTTTATGAAGCGCGTCGCCAGGTAGAGCACAAAGGAAACGAATCCGATGAGCCACAGCAACCCGGCGATCGGGAATGGATCGAATGGAGCAGCGGCCTGATTCGGGATGTTCAGGGAAGGCTGAACAGCG
Encoded here:
- a CDS encoding M56 family metallopeptidase — its product is MIPFDAMFAAVGHTLWAVSWQVCILAAIALIAERFIRNAPPSFRYLLWLLVIIRLAVPFDIPLPAPAGDFVNLHIPLDFSPVDTGAVQPSLNIPNQAAAPFDPFPIAGLLWLIGFVSFVLYLATRFIKTRRLFSITEPVTRSDLCDLLNKYASDLGIRKKIGLFASRDESFHAPAVIGVIQPRIILPHEIVSAWTVQDIEPVLLHEMIHIRNRDLLVNWFQIILNGIYFFHPVIWLANSRIRKAREEICDDSSVARLHTERERYSLSMIRIGEEFLQERKLTFAEVSFTENGSSLGERIRRIMSGSYIPHRRLTALSLAALCAIAVFGVML